From a region of the Burkholderia lata genome:
- a CDS encoding FitA-like ribbon-helix-helix domain-containing protein: MPVITVRNLPDEVHRALRIRAAQHGRSTEAEVRNILEQAVLPGGRLKLGTLLAEIGREAGGVDFDVQRDKTLTDPMSFE; this comes from the coding sequence ATGCCCGTGATTACCGTTCGAAATCTGCCCGACGAAGTGCACCGTGCGCTCCGAATCCGCGCGGCCCAGCATGGGCGCAGCACAGAAGCCGAGGTGCGTAACATCCTCGAGCAGGCCGTTCTGCCGGGTGGCAGGCTGAAGCTTGGGACACTGCTGGCGGAAATCGGACGGGAAGCGGGAGGCGTCGATTTCGACGTTCAGCGCGACAAGACGCTAACCGACCCGATGAGCTTCGAATGA
- a CDS encoding type II toxin-antitoxin system VapC family toxin, with amino-acid sequence MILVDTNVMSEPLRREPSAAVIEWLDAQNVETLFLAAISLGEMRFGVAAMPEGRRRDWLHQSIEQRVVPLFRGRILPFDDAASKAYSSIRARARASGSAIAPADVFIAATAEANGLIIATRDVAPFEAVGLRVIDPWAS; translated from the coding sequence ATGATCCTTGTTGATACGAACGTGATGTCCGAGCCGCTGAGGCGCGAGCCGAGCGCAGCCGTGATCGAGTGGCTCGATGCCCAGAACGTCGAAACGTTGTTTCTTGCCGCGATCAGTCTCGGCGAAATGCGCTTCGGCGTGGCGGCAATGCCGGAAGGGCGCAGGCGTGACTGGCTTCACCAAAGCATCGAGCAGCGCGTCGTGCCGCTGTTTCGCGGCAGGATTCTGCCGTTCGACGATGCGGCGAGCAAAGCGTATTCGAGCATTCGAGCGCGGGCGCGTGCCTCAGGCAGTGCGATCGCGCCTGCCGATGTTTTTATCGCCGCGACGGCCGAGGCGAACGGATTGATCATTGCGACGCGCGACGTCGCGCCATTCGAGGCGGTCGGCCTGCGGGTGATTGATCCATGGGCGTCCTAG
- a CDS encoding aspartate carbamoyltransferase, translating to MTVPQQAFLRDAMRRLNMTREAFASRIGVSRRALDTWLLPDDSQESRGMPEIVERFVSEIVERSVPEGGGYTQSVDNQGLAKQFFFEGKPQLLSVDQFSRESVEALFRVADVMQPIARRHKISRVLEGAVLGNLFFEASTRTRVSFGAAFCRLGGSVCDTTGFTFSSMAKGESIYDTSRVMAGYVDALVIRHPEKGSVAEFARATNLPVINGGDGPGEHPSQALLDLYTIQREFSRLGKIVDGAHIALVGDLKYGRTVHSLVKLLALYRGLKFTLVSPPTLEMPAYIVDQIATNGHVIEQTTDLAAGLRGADVVYATRIQKERFTDESFEGYTPDFQINQALVDTVCKPDTLIMHPLPRDSRPGANDLSVDLNRDPRLAIFRQTDNGIPVRMAIFAVLLGVENLVQHSMRDATWRPPAYLGPEDAVFHGVD from the coding sequence ATGACCGTTCCCCAGCAAGCCTTCCTCCGCGACGCCATGCGCCGCCTCAACATGACGCGCGAAGCGTTCGCCAGCCGCATCGGCGTGAGCCGGCGTGCGCTTGACACCTGGCTGCTGCCCGACGATTCGCAGGAATCGCGCGGGATGCCCGAGATCGTCGAGCGCTTCGTGTCGGAAATCGTCGAGCGTTCGGTACCGGAAGGCGGCGGATATACGCAAAGCGTAGATAATCAGGGGCTCGCCAAGCAGTTCTTTTTCGAAGGCAAGCCGCAACTGCTGTCGGTCGACCAGTTCTCGCGGGAATCGGTCGAGGCGCTGTTTCGCGTGGCCGACGTGATGCAACCGATCGCGCGCCGCCACAAGATTTCGCGCGTGCTGGAAGGCGCGGTGCTCGGCAACCTGTTCTTCGAGGCCAGCACGCGTACGCGCGTGTCGTTCGGCGCCGCCTTCTGCCGGCTCGGCGGCTCGGTGTGCGACACGACGGGCTTCACGTTCTCGTCGATGGCCAAGGGCGAATCGATCTACGACACGAGCCGTGTGATGGCCGGCTACGTCGACGCACTCGTGATCCGCCATCCGGAGAAAGGCTCGGTGGCCGAGTTCGCGCGTGCGACCAACCTGCCCGTGATCAACGGCGGCGACGGCCCCGGCGAGCACCCGAGCCAGGCGCTGCTCGATCTCTATACGATCCAGCGTGAATTCTCGCGGCTCGGCAAGATCGTCGACGGCGCGCACATCGCGCTGGTCGGCGACCTCAAGTACGGCCGCACCGTGCACTCGCTCGTCAAGCTGCTTGCGCTCTACCGCGGGCTCAAGTTCACGCTCGTGTCGCCGCCGACGCTCGAGATGCCGGCCTATATCGTCGACCAGATCGCGACGAACGGCCATGTCATCGAGCAGACGACCGACCTCGCGGCCGGGCTGCGCGGCGCGGACGTCGTCTATGCGACGCGGATCCAGAAGGAGCGCTTCACCGACGAGTCGTTCGAAGGCTACACGCCGGATTTCCAGATCAACCAGGCGCTCGTCGATACGGTGTGCAAACCGGACACGCTGATCATGCACCCGCTGCCGCGCGACAGCCGGCCCGGTGCGAACGACCTGTCGGTCGACCTGAACCGCGACCCGCGCCTCGCGATCTTCCGCCAGACCGACAACGGCATTCCGGTGCGGATGGCGATCTTCGCGGTGCTGCTTGGCGTGGAGAACCTCGTCCAGCATTCGATGCGCGACGCGACGTGGCGCCCGCCGGCGTATCTCGGGCCGGAGGACGCGGTGTTTCACGGGGTCGATTGA
- a CDS encoding entericidin A/B family lipoprotein: MTRTIAAMLLVVTAALAGCNTVAGMGQDISKGGQAISDTAEKAK, translated from the coding sequence ATGACGCGTACGATTGCTGCAATGCTGCTGGTGGTGACCGCCGCGCTCGCGGGTTGCAACACGGTCGCCGGCATGGGACAGGACATTTCGAAGGGTGGCCAGGCGATCAGCGATACGGCTGAAAAGGCCAAGTAA
- a CDS encoding DMT family transporter: MKTRLLGYLYLAAAMAGVGSTVIASRLAAGGLPPFAATALRFLIATPLLFALMRAQRMRWPRISTRDAVLLVIQAAAGGVGYTVLLICGTKLSSPLDAGVMLGTLPAMSTLIAAVVLRERQTSRDWVAAALATAGVLFVTFAPGHALPSLRTLAGDALVLAAVACEAVFILLNRRLAAPWPPLALSTAMSGLGFVLALVPAAFEWHAVATGWTVGAVSAIVYYALVPTVLGYLCWYAGSARTSGTEAALFTAVAPVSAVLFAVALFGETLNGTRIAGIALVVAGMVVGATRRREPPAEARDTHPASSGRPASPAPAAQAATD, from the coding sequence ATGAAGACACGACTGCTTGGCTATCTCTACCTCGCCGCCGCGATGGCGGGCGTCGGCAGCACCGTCATCGCGAGCCGTCTCGCGGCGGGCGGCCTGCCGCCGTTCGCGGCCACGGCGCTGCGCTTCCTGATCGCGACGCCGCTGCTGTTCGCGCTGATGCGCGCGCAGCGAATGCGCTGGCCGCGCATCTCCACGCGCGACGCCGTGCTGCTCGTCATCCAGGCGGCGGCGGGCGGTGTCGGTTATACGGTGCTGCTGATCTGCGGCACGAAGCTGTCGTCGCCGCTCGACGCGGGCGTGATGCTCGGCACGCTGCCCGCGATGTCGACGCTGATCGCGGCCGTCGTACTGCGCGAGCGTCAGACGTCGCGTGACTGGGTGGCTGCTGCACTCGCAACGGCCGGTGTGCTGTTCGTCACGTTCGCGCCCGGCCACGCGTTGCCGTCGCTTCGCACGCTGGCCGGCGATGCGCTGGTGCTGGCCGCTGTCGCGTGCGAAGCCGTGTTCATCCTGCTCAACCGGCGGCTTGCCGCACCGTGGCCGCCGCTGGCGCTGTCCACCGCGATGTCCGGCCTCGGCTTCGTGCTCGCACTCGTACCGGCCGCATTCGAATGGCACGCGGTGGCGACCGGCTGGACCGTGGGCGCCGTGTCGGCGATCGTCTACTACGCGCTCGTGCCGACCGTGCTCGGCTACCTGTGCTGGTATGCGGGTTCGGCCCGCACGAGCGGCACCGAGGCCGCCCTGTTCACGGCAGTCGCGCCGGTTTCGGCGGTGCTGTTCGCCGTCGCGCTGTTCGGCGAAACGCTCAACGGCACGCGTATCGCGGGCATCGCGCTCGTCGTCGCCGGCATGGTCGTCGGCGCGACGCGTCGGCGCGAACCACCTGCCGAAGCACGCGATACGCACCCGGCGAGTTCGGGTCGGCCAGCCAGCCCCGCGCCCGCCGCGCAGGCCGCCACCGACTGA
- a CDS encoding AraC family transcriptional regulator gives MHRVTHYRRTGEGIEAISLESDRAFPRHAHDEFGVGVIVSGAHRSWSGRGQVDALAGDAIMVNPGEMHDGSPIEAGTGRRWRMLYLAPALVAGVAAEEGLGGVELAHPAVRDTRLAASVGRLHARIVAGESQPLARDEALVMLVAGLLARHANRTLPPAGVAPAIRIARERLDAAPAAPVSLAELADLGGVSRFQLLRGFARELGITPHAYLIQSRARLARALLASGLPIADAAAEAGFADQSHLTRAFARQFGITPGRFTQAD, from the coding sequence ATGCATCGCGTCACCCATTACCGACGGACCGGCGAAGGCATCGAGGCGATCAGCCTCGAATCCGACCGTGCATTTCCGCGCCATGCGCACGACGAATTCGGGGTCGGCGTGATCGTCAGCGGCGCGCACCGGTCGTGGAGCGGCCGCGGGCAGGTCGACGCACTGGCAGGCGACGCGATCATGGTCAACCCGGGCGAGATGCACGACGGCTCGCCGATCGAGGCCGGCACCGGCCGACGCTGGCGAATGCTGTACCTCGCGCCCGCGCTGGTCGCGGGCGTCGCGGCGGAAGAAGGCCTCGGCGGCGTCGAACTGGCGCATCCGGCGGTGCGCGATACGCGACTCGCCGCCTCGGTCGGCCGGCTGCATGCGCGCATCGTCGCCGGGGAATCCCAGCCGCTCGCCCGCGACGAGGCGCTCGTGATGCTCGTCGCCGGGCTGCTGGCCCGGCACGCGAACCGTACACTGCCGCCGGCGGGCGTCGCACCGGCGATCCGCATCGCCCGGGAGCGGCTCGACGCGGCGCCCGCCGCCCCCGTTTCGCTCGCCGAGCTGGCCGACCTGGGCGGCGTCAGCCGCTTCCAGCTGCTGCGCGGGTTTGCCCGCGAGCTCGGCATCACACCGCACGCGTACCTGATCCAGTCGCGCGCGCGGCTGGCGCGCGCGCTGCTCGCCAGCGGCCTGCCGATCGCCGATGCCGCGGCCGAAGCCGGCTTTGCCGATCAGAGCCACCTGACGCGTGCGTTCGCGCGCCAGTTCGGGATCACGCCGGGGCGGTTCACGCAGGCCGATTGA
- a CDS encoding molybdenum cofactor biosynthesis F family protein: MERQDPVFIQVGALADGFAPEANILASVDALAGRTLALGDAAGAWRVYTFEPGALQWRDAATDTGGREPCRVTRLRDGLYFVDYIDSAARATSASLVIDLDNGVWTSVVGVLPTEADTRIDAFTRVARGLPLTGVEAEFRHGTLGGHTQPGRLHGPTRELIGKRTMYRYSPTECYEHIYLNENFYAWQCLQGVEGGLADVDRCHYFRIADELYLFVWREKVVPTLGVVLIDLAQRKTDGKIFGYQGGDFGTLSNFPIGAHAQVLNDTVHPLGGEAQR, from the coding sequence GTGGAACGACAGGATCCGGTATTCATTCAGGTTGGCGCGCTCGCGGACGGCTTCGCGCCGGAAGCGAACATCCTCGCATCCGTCGACGCGCTCGCCGGGCGGACGCTTGCGCTCGGCGACGCAGCGGGTGCGTGGCGCGTCTATACGTTCGAGCCCGGCGCGCTGCAGTGGCGTGACGCGGCGACCGACACGGGCGGCCGCGAGCCGTGCCGCGTCACGCGGCTGCGCGACGGGCTGTACTTCGTCGACTACATCGATTCGGCCGCGCGCGCGACGTCGGCCAGTCTCGTGATCGATCTCGACAACGGCGTATGGACGTCGGTGGTCGGTGTGCTGCCGACCGAAGCCGACACGCGTATCGATGCATTTACGCGAGTTGCCCGCGGGTTGCCGCTAACCGGCGTCGAGGCCGAGTTCCGGCACGGCACGCTCGGCGGCCACACGCAGCCGGGACGGCTGCACGGGCCCACGCGTGAGCTGATCGGCAAGCGGACGATGTATCGCTACAGTCCGACCGAATGCTACGAGCACATCTACCTGAACGAGAACTTCTACGCTTGGCAGTGCCTGCAGGGTGTCGAAGGCGGCCTGGCCGATGTCGATCGCTGCCATTACTTCAGGATTGCAGACGAGCTGTATCTGTTCGTGTGGCGCGAAAAGGTAGTGCCCACGCTCGGCGTCGTGCTGATCGACCTCGCGCAGCGCAAGACCGACGGCAAGATCTTCGGCTACCAGGGCGGCGATTTCGGCACGCTGTCGAACTTCCCGATCGGTGCCCACGCGCAGGTGCTGAACGACACCGTGCATCCGCTCGGCGGCGAGGCGCAGCGATGA
- a CDS encoding SDR family oxidoreductase, which produces MNAVPGSGRLRADFSGRVVLVTGAAQGIGAAIARRFAESDAFVALADLNGEAAAAQADALASTGGEARAYRVDAASRDELGALVAAVERDGGRLDVVVHNAAYFPLTPFTQIDEPTLDRTLSVNLSALFWLAQAALPAFERAGAGRLLVTSSVTGPRVVYPGLAHYAASKAGVNGFIRAAALELARRNVTVNGVEPGMIRTPAAGNLGGASVAAQIARDIPLARMGEPEDIANAMLFLASADAAYITGQTIVVDGGATLPESGAVLGGE; this is translated from the coding sequence ATGAATGCCGTGCCGGGCAGCGGCCGCTTGCGTGCGGATTTCAGCGGGCGCGTCGTGCTCGTCACGGGCGCCGCGCAGGGGATCGGCGCGGCGATCGCACGCCGTTTCGCGGAATCCGACGCGTTCGTCGCGCTTGCCGACCTGAACGGCGAGGCGGCCGCCGCGCAGGCCGATGCGCTCGCGAGCACGGGGGGCGAGGCGCGCGCCTATCGGGTGGATGCCGCCAGCCGTGACGAACTGGGCGCGCTGGTCGCGGCGGTCGAGCGTGACGGTGGCCGGCTCGATGTCGTCGTCCACAATGCCGCGTATTTTCCGCTGACGCCGTTCACGCAGATCGACGAGCCGACACTCGACCGGACGCTGTCGGTCAACCTGTCGGCGTTGTTCTGGCTCGCGCAGGCCGCGCTGCCGGCGTTCGAGCGCGCGGGAGCGGGGCGGCTGCTCGTCACGTCGTCGGTGACGGGGCCGCGCGTCGTGTATCCGGGGCTGGCGCATTACGCGGCGTCGAAGGCGGGCGTGAACGGCTTCATTCGTGCGGCGGCGCTGGAGCTCGCGCGCCGCAACGTGACGGTCAACGGCGTCGAGCCGGGCATGATCCGCACGCCGGCGGCTGGCAATCTCGGCGGCGCGTCGGTCGCGGCGCAAATCGCGCGCGACATTCCGCTCGCGCGGATGGGCGAGCCGGAAGATATCGCGAACGCGATGCTGTTCCTCGCGTCGGCCGATGCCGCGTACATCACGGGGCAGACGATCGTCGTCGACGGCGGTGCGACGTTGCCCGAGAGCGGGGCGGTGCTTGGCGGTGAGTGA
- a CDS encoding cupin domain-containing protein translates to MTRPDFIKHWTELEEPEAHCYRGDTEPMALDAPLSAELGITRIGIHHVRLLPGRRTSYPHAESTEQEFVYVLEGKPDVWIDGVLYPVAEGDSVAFPAGTGICHTFINNTKDDVRLMVIGERPRDDNRIRYPMNEAYELTRADRWVDWPDRPLGDHDGKPD, encoded by the coding sequence ATGACCCGCCCCGACTTCATCAAGCACTGGACCGAGCTCGAAGAACCGGAAGCGCATTGCTATCGCGGCGACACCGAGCCGATGGCGCTGGACGCACCGCTTTCCGCCGAACTCGGCATCACGCGTATCGGCATCCATCACGTGAGGCTTCTGCCGGGCCGGCGGACGTCCTATCCGCATGCCGAAAGCACCGAGCAGGAATTTGTGTACGTGCTCGAAGGCAAGCCCGACGTCTGGATCGACGGCGTGCTTTACCCCGTTGCCGAAGGCGATTCCGTCGCGTTTCCGGCGGGCACCGGCATCTGCCACACCTTCATCAACAACACGAAGGACGACGTCCGGCTGATGGTGATCGGTGAACGCCCGCGTGACGACAACCGCATCCGCTACCCGATGAACGAGGCGTACGAGCTGACCCGCGCGGACCGCTGGGTGGACTGGCCCGACAGGCCGCTCGGGGACCATGACGGGAAGCCGGACTGA
- a CDS encoding dihydrodipicolinate reductase translates to MQVLVVGTGKLASELLDAHRLDPATCRVIPWSDSARNDAQRSEARTIVVHAGSGRELADVIAFCEATGSPLVELSTGSELETGSHAFPVVLCPNTNILMLKFMSMLETSGHLFHDCRISLTESHQTGKTSVPGTAVGIGQSLGVRPEDIRSVRDPDVQRSEFAVADDQLGRHAIHRIRIDDGACSLQFESRVAGATPYADGVSRIVDAVRQHDLEHRRYSIVEFIRNGWL, encoded by the coding sequence ATGCAAGTACTCGTCGTAGGAACCGGCAAGCTGGCCAGCGAGCTGCTCGACGCACACCGGCTCGACCCGGCCACCTGCCGCGTGATCCCCTGGTCGGACAGCGCGCGCAACGATGCGCAGCGTAGCGAGGCCCGAACGATCGTCGTGCACGCCGGTTCCGGCCGCGAACTCGCTGACGTCATCGCGTTCTGCGAGGCCACCGGATCGCCACTCGTCGAGCTGTCGACCGGCTCCGAGCTCGAAACCGGCTCGCACGCGTTCCCGGTCGTGCTGTGTCCGAACACGAACATCCTGATGCTCAAGTTCATGAGCATGCTGGAAACCAGCGGCCACCTGTTTCATGACTGCCGGATCAGCCTGACCGAGTCGCACCAGACCGGCAAGACGTCTGTCCCCGGCACGGCCGTCGGGATCGGCCAATCGCTCGGCGTGCGGCCGGAAGACATCCGCTCCGTGCGCGACCCGGACGTACAGCGCAGCGAATTCGCGGTCGCCGACGACCAGCTCGGCCGCCACGCGATTCACCGGATCCGCATCGACGACGGTGCGTGCAGCCTGCAGTTCGAATCGCGCGTGGCGGGCGCGACGCCTTACGCGGACGGTGTGTCGCGCATCGTCGACGCCGTTCGGCAGCATGATCTCGAGCACCGCCGCTATTCGATCGTCGAGTTCATCCGCAACGGCTGGCTGTAG
- a CDS encoding DUF4410 domain-containing protein, giving the protein MFSSLHALAAHTKRLTSVALIAGTLAMTGCASTATTSMTAAPTAHTQPQVRADVVYVSPFDVDTTDVKVDGGMISKIATLAKGSSADVQRQQSALKTREQLADALVRELRSQGIPALRGPVPDGRDALVVEGRFESIDAGNRRRRTLIGLGAGKSEVKASVTVLFQPAHGAPQPLGTFSSSANSGHLPGMVETAGVGAAAGRLATSAAVGAGLHGVSEVKHDTVASDTDRLARSIAKQLATQNAANAWLPTVSAS; this is encoded by the coding sequence ATGTTTTCTTCCCTTCACGCACTTGCTGCCCACACCAAACGTCTGACCAGTGTCGCGCTGATCGCCGGCACCCTCGCGATGACCGGCTGCGCATCGACCGCGACCACGTCCATGACCGCCGCGCCGACCGCCCACACGCAGCCGCAGGTTCGTGCGGACGTCGTCTATGTGTCCCCGTTCGATGTGGACACGACTGACGTCAAGGTCGACGGCGGGATGATCAGCAAGATTGCGACCCTCGCGAAAGGCTCGTCCGCTGACGTACAGCGCCAGCAGAGCGCGCTGAAGACCCGCGAGCAGCTCGCCGACGCCCTCGTGCGCGAACTCCGGTCGCAAGGCATCCCCGCGCTACGCGGCCCGGTGCCCGACGGACGCGACGCGCTGGTCGTCGAAGGCCGGTTCGAGTCGATCGACGCCGGCAACCGCCGCCGCCGCACGCTGATCGGGCTCGGCGCGGGCAAGAGCGAAGTGAAGGCATCGGTCACCGTGCTGTTCCAGCCGGCGCATGGCGCGCCGCAGCCGCTTGGCACGTTCTCGTCCAGCGCGAACAGCGGCCATCTGCCCGGCATGGTGGAAACCGCCGGGGTCGGCGCGGCGGCCGGCCGCCTCGCGACGTCGGCGGCGGTTGGCGCCGGCCTGCATGGCGTGTCGGAAGTGAAGCACGACACGGTGGCATCCGATACGGACCGCCTCGCGCGCTCGATCGCGAAACAACTCGCGACGCAAAACGCGGCAAATGCGTGGCTGCCGACTGTGTCGGCAAGCTGA